Sequence from the Amycolatopsis sp. NBC_00345 genome:
GTTCGCCTCGTAGGTTTCCCCGGGGGTCACCGGCGCCGGCCCGGTGTGGGCGTGCCACGGCCGGTACGGCAGGGAACGGTCCGGGTCGAGCGCTCGCTGCGAAAGGCGCAGCCAGCCCTGGCCGAGCGGGCCGTGGGGTTCGAACGCGGTGGGGAAGAGCACCTCCTCGCCGCCGGGGGAGAACAGGTGCATCGTCACGAAGAGGTCCGCGTCCTCGGTGGTCGAGGCGACGAACAGGTTCACCGCGGCGGGGCCGGTGATCTCCACCTCCCGGTCCAGCGGGGGCAGGGTGAAGAGCACTCCCTCGGACCGGGCCTCGAACGCGGTCTCGTGCTCCCCGGCCGGTTCCTCCCCGACGAGCGAACCCGCGCCGAGGTCGAGGTGATAGCGGGTCCAGTCGGTGCGGGCGAGCGGCCACTCCTGCTCCGTGCGGACGAAGAAGCTGTCCGGCGTCCTGACCTTGAACTGGACCGGTGGCCGCCGGTCCCAGCCGTTGTCCTCGCCCTTGAGGAAGTGGTCGAAGAACTCGCGCTGCAGCTCGACCCCGTAGTCGGTGTAGAACTCGGTCCAGTGCTCGAGACCGTGGACTTCCAGCCACTTCCGGCTCGAAGCGATCCGGGAGTACGCCTCGAAGTTGCCCCGCGAATGCAGGCCCATGCCACCCCAGTTGGAAGCCGACAGCACGGGCACGGTGATCTTCTCCAGCACTGCGGACCGGCGCCGGTAATAGTCGTTCTCGTACGGGTTCGCGCGCAGCACGTCGCCGATCGCGATGGCGTTGGCCGCCAGCTCTTCGGGCGTTCGCACCGGTTTCCCGGACACCCGGCGGCCGGTGTGCGGGTTCAGCGGCGCCTCACCGCGCCCGTGCTGGACGCGGGTGACCTGGTACGGCATCCAGCTCGGCAGGAACTCGGTCGGGATGCCGCCGTGGTGGGTGTACTCGCGGTAGTAGTCCGAGGCGCCTTCCCACGGGCAGATCGCGGCCAGGTGCGGCGGCGCGAGCTCGGCCACCTGCCACTGGTTGCTGGCCAGGTAGGAGATGCCGAGCAGGCCCACCTTGCCGTTGCTCCACGGCCGGGTGCCGGCCCATTCGATGCTCTCGTAGAGGTCCTGCGTTTCGCGGGGGGAGAAGAAGTCGATCGCGCCCTCGCTGCCGCCGGCGCCGCGGGTGTCGATCCGCACGCAGACGTAACCGCGCGGCACCCAGCGCTCGGGGTCGGGGTACTCCCACACCTGGTAGGCGTTGGTGGAGTGCGCGGCGACCTCGGGGTGCTCGGTCAGGAGCGAGCGGAACTGCGAGGGGAAGCCCTCCTGGAACGAAAGTCCCTTGCCGTACGGGCTCGCCGCGAGCAGCACGGGGTGGGGCGCGTCGTCGTCGGGGCGGAAGATGTCGGCGGCGAGGGTCACCCCGTCGCTCATCGTGATGCGGACGTCCCAGTCGACGCGCATGCCGTCACGCAGTTCGCTCTTGGGCGGGTAGTGCTCGGTCATGAGGGTTCCCTTTTGTTGGGGCTGGTGGGTTTCAGCGCCGCCATCGCGGCGATCCCGGCGAGCGGGAGAACAGTGGGCTAGGGACAAGGCGGTCTGCACCGGAAGCGGGGCCGCGAACGCGAAGATGCCGACACCGAGCACACCGATGCCGGCGAAGCCGCCGATGTTGAGCAGCTGAGGCTTCCGACGTAGGTATCGAAGACGTTCTCGGCCGGCCTTCGGTCCGCGGCGTCCTGCGCGCCGCTCACCTTGACGAGTGCGGCGCCCGCCGGGCCGCGCCGCACGAAGGTAGCGACCCAGCCGCCGTCGATCAGCAGGCTCGACCCGTGGAGGTAGCCGGGGCCGGCGAGCAGCTCGTCGATGGTGTCGCCGAACGGCGTCGGCAGGAACACACCCGCGGCGTGGGCCAGCACGTCGATGGCGCCGAACCGGTCGAGGGCGCGGCCGACGACCTCGGCCGGCCCGCCGTCGGTGGTGACGTCTGCGCGGACGGCCGCCGCGCCGGCCCCGGCGCTCTCGAGCTGTGCGTGGACTTCGCCGAGCCGTGTGCGGTCCCGGCCGACGAGGACCACCTGCGCGCCGGCGTCGCCCAGCTCGCGGGCGATCTGGGCGCCGATGCCGGCGCTCGCCCCGGTGACGACCGCGACCTTGCCCTCGAGTGTCCTGCCCGTACCCGGCACTGTGCGCACCCCGCGTTCACGTTAGAAAACTTGCGTTAAGCGAGTATGCGCAGGGGTGGGCCACTAATGCAAGATTTCTTGCAAAACAGGGTCAGTGATCACCCAGGAGGCGGTCGACCAGCACGTCGAGGGCCTCGTCGGGGTGCTGGTAGCCGAAGATCG
This genomic interval carries:
- a CDS encoding SDR family NAD(P)-dependent oxidoreductase; translated protein: MRTVPGTGRTLEGKVAVVTGASAGIGAQIARELGDAGAQVVLVGRDRTRLGEVHAQLESAGAGAAAVRADVTTDGGPAEVVGRALDRFGAIDVLAHAAGVFLPTPFGDTIDELLAGPGYLHGSSLLIDGGWVATFVRRGPAGAALVKVSGAQDAADRRPAENVFDTYVGSLSCSTSAASPASVCSVSASSRSRPRFRCRPPCP
- a CDS encoding CocE/NonD family hydrolase, encoding MTEHYPPKSELRDGMRVDWDVRITMSDGVTLAADIFRPDDDAPHPVLLAASPYGKGLSFQEGFPSQFRSLLTEHPEVAAHSTNAYQVWEYPDPERWVPRGYVCVRIDTRGAGGSEGAIDFFSPRETQDLYESIEWAGTRPWSNGKVGLLGISYLASNQWQVAELAPPHLAAICPWEGASDYYREYTHHGGIPTEFLPSWMPYQVTRVQHGRGEAPLNPHTGRRVSGKPVRTPEELAANAIAIGDVLRANPYENDYYRRRSAVLEKITVPVLSASNWGGMGLHSRGNFEAYSRIASSRKWLEVHGLEHWTEFYTDYGVELQREFFDHFLKGEDNGWDRRPPVQFKVRTPDSFFVRTEQEWPLARTDWTRYHLDLGAGSLVGEEPAGEHETAFEARSEGVLFTLPPLDREVEITGPAAVNLFVASTTEDADLFVTMHLFSPGGEEVLFPTAFEPHGPLGQGWLRLSQRALDPDRSLPYRPWHAHTGPAPVTPGETYEANVEIWPFSIVAPAGYRIGVSVRGQDYTHQLPGPHELTYGRELRGSGAYWHELPGDRDRPAYRGVTTLASRAGQRPVLLLPVIPSR